Proteins encoded together in one Vibrio hippocampi window:
- a CDS encoding AAA family ATPase, giving the protein MTPFIISGGPGSGKTSLINALHKLGVATYPEIPRKLIEEQSKRVDGILPWSQLSAFADLCLTEMVEQRKAALGGGRLAVLDRAIPDICGYLHLADISIQESIAKEAQKNYQNQVFFCKPEPEIYVSDEVRPYPYEQALEIHHSLLQTYQKLGYQIVDVPLLSIAERAEFVLEAINKITSQEPATRSDA; this is encoded by the coding sequence ATAACGCCTTTTATAATATCCGGTGGTCCTGGCTCTGGGAAAACCAGTTTGATTAATGCACTCCATAAGTTGGGAGTGGCTACTTACCCTGAGATCCCTAGGAAACTGATTGAAGAGCAATCAAAACGAGTCGATGGTATTTTACCTTGGTCTCAACTCAGTGCTTTTGCTGATCTATGTTTGACTGAAATGGTAGAGCAAAGGAAAGCCGCTTTAGGTGGTGGCAGACTTGCGGTGTTGGATCGTGCTATACCCGACATTTGTGGCTACTTACATCTTGCAGATATAAGCATCCAAGAAAGCATTGCAAAAGAGGCGCAGAAGAATTATCAAAACCAGGTATTTTTTTGCAAACCTGAGCCAGAGATTTACGTGTCAGACGAAGTTCGACCTTACCCGTATGAACAAGCGCTAGAGATTCATCATAGTTTGCTTCAGACCTACCAAAAATTGGGTTACCAGATTGTCGATGTTCCTCTGCTTTCGATAGCAGAAAGAGCCGAGTTTGTACTAGAAGCGATTAACAAGATAACCAGTCAAGAGCCTGCAACAAGGAGCGATGCTTAG